The proteins below are encoded in one region of Planctopirus limnophila DSM 3776:
- a CDS encoding Flp family type IVb pilin, translating into MQIINSVKKFLVSEDGPTAVEYAVMLALIVIVCLTAVQAIGTNAAAKFQNVADTLAT; encoded by the coding sequence ATGCAGATTATCAACAGCGTCAAGAAGTTCCTGGTTTCTGAAGATGGTCCAACAGCCGTTGAATACGCGGTCATGCTGGCCCTGATCGTGATCGTTTGCCTCACAGCTGTGCAGGCCATCGGCACCAACGCCGCTGCCAAGTTCCAGAACGTCGCCGATACTCTCGCGACATAG
- the cpaB gene encoding Flp pilus assembly protein CpaB has product MKPMILMLVAVACGLIAMMGVQQTLGSRSGEGSGPKIKVLVARKEVQAGTPLDETCVGFKLVSKSEAPDDVISSKEEYDKRAPRVKLYEGQYVLKKQLGNKGEYGASMEIPPGMRVVTVPVTATMTHSGLLSPGDRVDVQVTYSYTRPKYGKTFKTRTVLQYIEVWATDSVRMGTEAAKEDSSQSKNVSLLVYPGQGALLQLAQEKGTLHLLLRGRNDKAPAEQTGDLDENALDRKLAELFDEPEDQEPATTPQSVASSLPASPSPTPAMPQPSFADFLNSSTDETAPVVEPPPPPKPTWKVEIFNGDKKQVAEFELPESPETLTPSTRAQNQPTKGGWLGMLGLGKSKSQTTTRKTNSVSTPENRTDRIKSPEDSPSAMQSSDAMKR; this is encoded by the coding sequence ATGAAACCCATGATTCTCATGCTGGTGGCTGTGGCCTGCGGGCTGATTGCCATGATGGGAGTTCAACAGACATTAGGCAGTCGTTCCGGAGAAGGCTCCGGGCCGAAAATCAAGGTGCTCGTGGCTCGCAAAGAGGTTCAGGCAGGGACTCCTCTGGATGAAACCTGCGTGGGCTTTAAACTGGTCTCGAAAAGTGAAGCTCCTGATGACGTCATCAGCAGCAAAGAAGAATACGATAAGCGGGCTCCTCGTGTGAAACTCTACGAGGGCCAGTATGTTCTCAAGAAACAATTGGGAAACAAGGGCGAATACGGCGCTTCAATGGAGATTCCGCCAGGCATGCGCGTGGTGACTGTACCTGTCACTGCCACCATGACGCACAGCGGTTTGCTCTCCCCGGGCGACCGTGTCGATGTGCAAGTTACCTATTCCTACACGCGTCCCAAGTACGGCAAGACATTCAAAACTCGCACAGTCCTCCAATATATCGAGGTCTGGGCGACAGATTCCGTTCGCATGGGAACGGAAGCCGCTAAAGAAGATTCCTCTCAATCCAAGAACGTTTCCTTGCTGGTTTACCCAGGCCAGGGAGCCTTGCTGCAACTCGCACAGGAAAAGGGAACTCTCCACCTGCTCTTGCGAGGCCGCAACGATAAAGCTCCTGCCGAGCAGACTGGTGATCTCGATGAAAACGCCCTCGATCGCAAGTTAGCAGAACTGTTTGATGAACCTGAAGATCAAGAACCTGCCACAACTCCACAAAGTGTGGCCAGCAGTCTCCCCGCATCGCCATCTCCAACACCAGCAATGCCTCAGCCATCGTTCGCTGATTTTCTGAATTCCAGCACCGATGAAACCGCACCAGTGGTCGAACCACCGCCTCCACCAAAACCAACCTGGAAAGTTGAAATTTTTAATGGCGACAAAAAACAAGTCGCTGAATTTGAACTGCCAGAAAGCCCAGAGACTCTCACCCCCTCGACCAGAGCTCAAAACCAGCCAACCAAAGGTGGCTGGTTAGGAATGCTGGGCCTGGGAAAATCGAAATCTCAAACAACGACCAGGAAAACCAATTCGGTATCCACACCCGAAAATCGTACGGATCGCATCAAGTCACCCGAAGATTCACCTTCGGCGATGCAATCTTCAGACGCTATGAAAAGATAA
- a CDS encoding MFS transporter yields the protein MKATLPMPAGLSIRIALTSFLWQAGSTLTSGVFFNWFVQEAGAKGWMLGLLLALPDLCGLAGLYARPLLQSGWGRRHLWWFSTVVSRLFFVCIPGIALLHHDFPDPQTALWLIILAISLASIFQGIAFAAWSDWISLLAAPPLWGRTLAIRSMAMIATQLLLPFIAAAIRDFAQSQARMTGSNQLLIMVYAGIFLTGVLLQLASLLPMLALPEVSLAQVRRSTGLWATLRESFQQPGYGWLIAHAWCLGAANGLTQAVLAQYQYQILKMSILPMQAMFSLMYLIQLPASWQGGQFSSRQREGFVLTFGTAITASSMLFFYFSSPQFWWMIGGAYVAWGAFGAVNVAGPHMALRLSPEGDRSASFAVFRLGAGMAAGLSGIAGAWWLSWLLEASTPENAMAAYQTLFLASLAGRCLASLLACGTWCSQKHREG from the coding sequence TTGAAAGCCACATTGCCCATGCCTGCAGGACTTTCCATCAGAATCGCCCTGACATCCTTCCTCTGGCAGGCAGGCAGCACGTTGACCAGTGGTGTCTTCTTTAACTGGTTCGTTCAGGAAGCGGGTGCGAAGGGCTGGATGCTGGGTTTATTGCTCGCTCTGCCCGATTTATGCGGTTTAGCCGGACTGTATGCGAGGCCGCTACTTCAGAGTGGCTGGGGTCGCCGTCATCTCTGGTGGTTTTCAACCGTTGTCTCCCGGCTGTTCTTCGTCTGCATCCCAGGGATTGCGCTGTTGCATCACGACTTTCCTGATCCTCAGACGGCACTCTGGCTGATCATTCTGGCCATCTCTTTAGCCAGTATCTTTCAGGGGATTGCCTTTGCTGCCTGGAGTGACTGGATCAGTCTACTCGCTGCGCCACCACTTTGGGGAAGGACTCTCGCGATACGTTCCATGGCGATGATTGCCACACAACTGCTGCTGCCATTCATCGCAGCGGCGATTCGCGATTTTGCACAGTCACAGGCCCGCATGACTGGCTCCAATCAATTGCTGATTATGGTCTATGCAGGAATTTTTCTCACAGGTGTCCTGCTGCAATTGGCTTCTCTTCTTCCCATGCTCGCTCTGCCTGAAGTCTCATTGGCCCAGGTTCGAAGAAGCACGGGGCTGTGGGCCACTTTACGCGAATCGTTTCAACAGCCGGGGTATGGCTGGCTGATTGCTCATGCGTGGTGTCTGGGAGCAGCGAACGGGTTAACTCAGGCTGTTCTGGCGCAGTATCAGTATCAGATCCTCAAAATGTCGATTCTCCCCATGCAGGCCATGTTCTCTCTCATGTACTTGATTCAACTGCCAGCCTCCTGGCAGGGAGGGCAATTCTCTTCCAGACAACGAGAAGGATTTGTGCTGACTTTCGGAACAGCGATCACTGCCAGTTCGATGCTCTTTTTCTACTTTTCATCGCCGCAATTCTGGTGGATGATTGGCGGTGCGTATGTCGCGTGGGGAGCCTTTGGCGCAGTGAACGTAGCCGGCCCCCACATGGCGCTACGATTAAGCCCCGAGGGTGACCGCAGTGCCTCATTTGCCGTCTTTCGATTAGGTGCTGGTATGGCCGCTGGCCTTTCTGGCATTGCCGGAGCCTGGTGGTTGAGCTGGCTGTTAGAAGCATCAACACCCGAAAACGCCATGGCGGCTTATCAGACGTTGTTTCTGGCTTCGCTGGCAGGGCGCTGCCTGGCGTCTTTACTCGCCTGCGGAACCTGGTGCTCTCAAAAACATCGCGAGGGTTGA
- a CDS encoding aldo/keto reductase codes for MSDDNRYDGRMPYRKCGKWGLKLPAITLGCWHNFGGSAPTANQRAMIHTAFDAGITHFDLANNYGPPPGSAEENVGKLLRELPRDEIIVSSKAGYLMWPGPYGEYGSRKYLLASLDQSLKRLGMDYVDIFYSHRFDSETPLEETMGALETAVKQGKALYTGISSYTSDQSIAAIQTCAAKGFQPLIIHQPNYSLLNRWIEKRLLNVTGLHGMGVIAFCPLYQGLLTDKYLNGIPAGSRATVTGSLLREGDLRPEVIEVVRKLAELAKQRGQTLAQMALSWVLRDNRVTTALIGASSPQQILENVECVKKLSFTREELQQIDAWTSSIELPASPWATE; via the coding sequence ATGTCAGACGATAATCGATATGATGGCCGGATGCCTTATCGCAAATGTGGGAAATGGGGCCTCAAACTTCCGGCGATTACTTTGGGTTGCTGGCATAACTTTGGCGGGAGTGCGCCCACGGCTAATCAGCGGGCGATGATTCACACCGCCTTCGATGCGGGGATCACGCACTTCGATCTGGCCAACAATTACGGCCCGCCGCCGGGTTCAGCCGAAGAAAATGTCGGCAAGTTACTACGCGAGCTTCCTCGCGATGAGATTATTGTCTCTTCGAAAGCGGGCTACCTGATGTGGCCTGGGCCCTATGGCGAATATGGTTCCCGCAAATATCTGCTCGCGAGTCTGGATCAATCGTTAAAACGGCTGGGCATGGATTATGTCGACATCTTCTACAGCCATCGATTTGACAGCGAGACTCCCCTTGAAGAAACGATGGGTGCCCTGGAAACGGCTGTAAAACAAGGGAAAGCTCTGTATACCGGGATCAGCAGTTACACTTCGGATCAGTCGATTGCTGCCATTCAGACGTGTGCTGCTAAAGGCTTTCAACCGCTGATCATTCATCAACCCAATTATTCCCTGCTCAACCGCTGGATTGAAAAGCGGTTACTGAATGTCACGGGATTACACGGCATGGGTGTGATCGCCTTTTGCCCGCTTTATCAGGGGTTGCTGACGGATAAATATCTGAATGGCATTCCGGCAGGGTCGCGCGCGACAGTAACGGGTTCCCTCTTGCGTGAAGGAGATCTACGGCCAGAAGTGATCGAGGTTGTTCGCAAGCTGGCAGAACTGGCGAAGCAACGTGGCCAGACATTGGCTCAAATGGCACTGTCATGGGTCTTGAGAGACAACCGAGTGACGACAGCACTGATTGGCGCCAGCTCGCCGCAGCAGATTCTGGAAAATGTCGAGTGTGTAAAAAAACTCAGCTTCACCCGTGAAGAACTTCAGCAGATTGACGCGTGGACCAGCAGTATCGAATTGCCAGCCAGCCCCTGGGCGACTGAGTAA
- a CDS encoding MotA/TolQ/ExbB proton channel family protein has translation MFSMELLEEISRLTTPVIAGAAVVHVLIFLYLWVWANRDLKRISAEFERFTRGLDHRSVLEPYSSLSDQIDAFLADVRDVLENPLRKTERRLLLDRLVTLDEHRRYLQSQSFETLYNVARSMIEAYPMAGVLGTIIAIGCALQQSPGEDGRQTIQAIVQFFGNSIWSTFAGLLAAILLMFINSLFETKFRRLAENRTFARETVAMARRELAIVPAGNGGDHQTRPVETTRLAP, from the coding sequence ATGTTTTCGATGGAGTTGCTGGAAGAGATTTCCCGGCTGACCACTCCGGTGATTGCCGGAGCTGCCGTCGTCCATGTGCTGATCTTTCTGTATCTGTGGGTCTGGGCCAATCGCGATTTGAAGAGAATCTCTGCCGAGTTTGAACGCTTCACACGCGGGTTGGATCATCGCAGTGTGCTGGAGCCTTACTCGAGTCTTTCTGATCAGATCGATGCCTTTCTGGCGGATGTTCGCGACGTCTTGGAAAATCCGCTGCGAAAAACAGAACGTCGGTTATTGCTGGATCGTTTAGTGACGCTGGATGAACACCGCCGCTACCTGCAGTCGCAAAGCTTCGAGACTCTTTATAACGTCGCCCGGTCGATGATTGAGGCTTATCCGATGGCGGGTGTTCTGGGCACAATCATTGCCATTGGTTGTGCACTGCAACAATCGCCGGGTGAAGATGGACGGCAAACGATTCAGGCCATTGTGCAGTTCTTTGGCAATTCGATCTGGTCCACTTTTGCCGGGCTATTGGCGGCTATTCTGCTGATGTTTATCAACAGTTTGTTCGAAACGAAATTTCGGCGGTTGGCAGAGAATCGAACTTTTGCTCGTGAAACCGTCGCGATGGCTCGCCGAGAACTGGCCATTGTTCCCGCCGGGAATGGCGGGGATCACCAGACAAGGCCCGTTGAAACGACGAGGTTGGCACCATGA
- a CDS encoding A24 family peptidase, which yields MDWQSFLMQHWDVKFVSLVLILAAWIDGKELRVPNWITFPMVLSGLIYGFVMGGWAGLGDSLIGMVVGLACLLPLYAVGGMGAGDVKLMAGMGAWLGAAITWQAFMVSVVVGAIMAIIMACYRKDLHKHVGQAMLIWTEWTTIRDPRKLSEIAAERKPRMLLLPYGIPICIGSIAYFVYAGLI from the coding sequence ATGGACTGGCAGAGTTTTCTCATGCAGCATTGGGATGTCAAATTTGTTTCTCTGGTGCTCATTCTTGCTGCCTGGATCGACGGTAAAGAATTGCGAGTTCCTAACTGGATTACTTTCCCCATGGTGCTCAGCGGCCTGATTTATGGCTTCGTCATGGGCGGCTGGGCCGGTCTGGGTGATTCACTGATTGGTATGGTTGTCGGCCTGGCCTGCCTGCTGCCACTTTACGCAGTGGGTGGTATGGGTGCTGGTGACGTGAAGCTCATGGCGGGCATGGGAGCCTGGCTGGGTGCAGCCATTACGTGGCAAGCCTTTATGGTCTCTGTCGTTGTCGGTGCGATTATGGCCATCATCATGGCCTGCTATCGCAAAGATCTGCATAAGCACGTCGGTCAGGCCATGTTGATCTGGACCGAATGGACGACCATTCGCGATCCACGCAAGCTGTCAGAAATTGCAGCCGAACGTAAGCCCCGGATGCTGCTGTTGCCCTACGGAATTCCCATCTGCATTGGATCGATTGCTTACTTTGTCTATGCCGGTCTGATCTAA